ACGAGATTTCCAACCAAATCATATTTAATACGAGAAGGTGGgagcagaaaacaaaaatgtttaTCCCACGGTCTCATATGTTAGTCGCAAATTTGTCCACCAAATTTGTCCAGATACGCATGTACAGATGCACATTAAAACGCGTTTAGATATATGTATATACAGAAAAAGTCAtgacatttaatatgggacggatggaCACTGTCAATGTGGTGGCTAAACACatggtactctctccgtctcttATTAAGAGTCGTAATTTTGTCTAGATATGCAAATACTTGCTAGTTCATCCAACCACATTGTTTGGGTTTCTCCTGCTAGTGTAAAATTTACATATGAATTGGACATGTGCAATCTATAAAGGATGAAGTTATGATCATAGACACATGATTAATCTACTAAGCCACCAATTTAAAATCCAAACTCGTTGTGTGCGTCgggaaacaaaaagaaagttaTGATGTGAATGGTATCTAAATAATTATAACGTTGTTATTCATGCAGTAAGAATTTGTCACCATTGCTCTTCTTCCAACCTTCAGAACATTACTCGATGCCCGTGAGATGCATGCTATTATAAAGTTTAAAAGAAAGTAAGGACCAACATGGGGGTGTAGCTCATATGGTAGAGCGCTCGCTTCGCATGCGAGAGGCACGGGGTTCGATTCCCCGCACCTccatgcaacattttttggaCTACAATAGCTGGCAAGATCATATTTTGTGGATAAAGAAGAAACACGGTGATGAACCAATCAAATAATCAGATCCTAAGTGATGGCTTCAATCCAATGATCAGAGCCCTAAAtaactccttttttttatacagAATGATATGATCCATAATTCCATATACAATTTCTGAAGAAAGATTAAAAACTGTAATACAGGATGCAGCGTCGGAAGGAAAATTTAGCTCTGGATTCTGGCATCAACATAAAATCATTGCCAAATCCCATCATCAAACGCAGAACGTGATTTAAGTTTGGTATCGTGAAGAGAAAAGGCCCTGAGTTCGGGTCGGTGGTCATCAAGCTGGCTAATAAGTAGGGATGGACGAATCGGCTTTAACAGAGTAGGCGTGAATCCCACCTGCAACATTGTAGATTTTTCTGAACCCCTGCAGAACGATGGTAAAACCTTTGTCAGGGGATGTTTTTATATCAGTGCACAAGTACTCTACACAGGTGAATGAGTCTAAGATTTACTATGTCAGTAGTTCAATTACCTGTGACTGCAGCCATTTAGCTACCTGCATTGAGCGCATGCCATGGTGGCACTGAAGCAAAAGGTAAAGTTAGAAAGCTGCACCATAATGCACTAACACAGATGCTACTTCCATTAACAACCACTGAGATTATCTGTATGTAGGAAAGTACTATATACTTCTATAGACTATGTTACTGGCCTTTACGGAGCATGCTGGCAGCAGTTTTGATCGTAGTAATGGACTTACCAAAACATAAGTGTCCTTTTCAGGATTAAATTCATCTGTCATAACTGGCCCCCAGGTTCCAAATTGGCGGAGAGGCAGGACCTTGAAGCCTGGAAGGGAAGCTCTCTCCCTGCCAAACAAGAAAGCATCAAATCCATCGGAATGGGTGAACAATTAGGACAAGCAAATACACCGAACGGGGATCGCGAAATACACCCGCAAATGAAAAAACTTCCACAAGTATCCGACTGTACATGATAACACGTGGAATTCTGCATCCCGGTCGGGTAAAAAGGGAATAAACACTCGGACTAACAAAGTTATATACTCTGCAAGTCTAAGCCACAATTCATGAGTGTTTTCTCATTTGAATTTTTGTACAATGGCGAAGAATCTTACACTTCATCAGGCTCCCGAACATCAATCAATTGTGCTTCTTGAATAAAACTAGGATCTTGCATTTTTGCGTGAAGCTCTTCTGGTCCAATATCTTCCAGCGTGCATTGGTCTCTGCCATTTGGTGGAAAAGAGATGAATACCATCCCATGTATTCTGAAATCTAATATTTTGTTGTTAAAAGCAGAACCATTTACCTCTCAGAGAGCACCTGCACTAAATGCCATCCAAATTTTGTCTTACACCTTACAACTTTCTTCAAAGGAGCACTAAATGCTGCTTCTTCAAATTCCGGTACCTGCTCAAGTCAATCGTAGGTGCTAAGGCTTCCAGTTACACGAATATGCAAACAACCAAGTAACAATACCAAAACAATAAAAGTGTGTGTGCACTTGTTTGCCAGTTGATAATATTGAAAACTCATGATAATTTGGAAGTCAGAAAGCAGTAATTTGGTAATTCCATcacaaaataaaccaaattCAATGCTAAATAACAGAAGGTACTTAGGAAACATAAAAATTCCAGTTGCCTCCTACTTGGATTTTATGACCTCTACCCAGCATAATCAGACAGTACAATTCCACTTTGCAGTTTAGGCAGCATGGTTGTCCGTTGTCCCATTTGAACAATAATAATATGTGGAGTCCTACTAATAACAATCTCTACTAGTATAGTAGAAAGGCAAGTTAATTATGTACCATCTGTCCCCTTCGAACCCACCCAAGCATACCGCCATTTTGTTTTGATGGACACAAGGAGTGCTCCACGGCTAAATCACTCAAGTCTGCCCCTGAAATACAGAAATAAACAACCACGCTCGCATTGTGACAATCAATGACCTCTCGACATTtaaacagaaaaaaacaaaccaGCTTTTGAGCACTTCTTCTAATGTCTCATACTACGCAGTACCATGTTTTTACAGtaaccaaaacaaaatatcGTATAAGTCACCGT
This is a stretch of genomic DNA from Brachypodium distachyon strain Bd21 chromosome 1, Brachypodium_distachyon_v3.0, whole genome shotgun sequence. It encodes these proteins:
- the LOC100822715 gene encoding rhodanese-like/PpiC domain-containing protein 12, chloroplastic, with the translated sequence MLGLRARAARLPCPYSPAPSSSPATSLSGFARQGPLLAAAAVAGPPALSASPSARPFSVAWGSAMRPAGLPRPSTRVLCTAAAGSAPREGKEVLVQHLLVGEKDARLLVDLEKCIASGADLSDLAVEHSLCPSKQNGGMLGWVRRGQMVPEFEEAAFSAPLKKVVRCKTKFGWHLVQVLSERDQCTLEDIGPEELHAKMQDPSFIQEAQLIDVREPDEVERASLPGFKVLPLRQFGTWGPVMTDEFNPEKDTYVLCHHGMRSMQVAKWLQSQGFRKIYNVAGGIHAYSVKADSSIPTY